The DNA window ACCAGGTCATCGAGGCGGTGGAGGACGCCTTCCGCTCGTTCGACACAGACCGGACGGAGCTGCGGCAGAGAGAGGGCTTCACCCTGCGCAACGCCCGGACGGGCGTGCTGGAGTGGATGCCCGTGATGCGACAGGGGGAGTCCATCACCATCAAGGTCGTGGGTTACAACCCCCTCAATCCAAAGCAATACGGGGTTCCCACCATCATCGCCACGAACAGTGTGTATGATTGTGGCACCGGACATCTGACAGCGGTGGTGGATGGGGTCCTGGCCACGGCGTTGCGCACGGGGGCCGCGTCCGCCATCGCGAGCAAGTGTCTGGCGAATCCAGACAGCCGGGTGGTCGGGCTGGTGGGGAGCGGGGCGCAGGCCGTGACGCAGTTGCATGCGTTGTCTCGACTGTTCTCCATCGAACGGGTGAATGTGTTTGACGTGGACCCGGTGGCTCACCGTTCGTTCGCCCGGCGTGTCGCGTTTCTGGGATTGGATGTTCGCGCGGTGCCGCTGGAGGTGGTGGAGGCGGAGGCGGACATCCTGTGCACCGTGACGTCCGTGGGGGTGGGGGAGGGCCCTGTCCTCGAGGATGGGCGGCTGCGGCCGTGGGTGCATGTGAACGCGGTGGGCTCG is part of the Myxococcus landrumus genome and encodes:
- a CDS encoding ornithine cyclodeaminase family protein is translated as MKTLLVTQADLRKLVHAVGIHPLMDQVIEAVEDAFRSFDTDRTELRQREGFTLRNARTGVLEWMPVMRQGESITIKVVGYNPLNPKQYGVPTIIATNSVYDCGTGHLTAVVDGVLATALRTGAASAIASKCLANPDSRVVGLVGSGAQAVTQLHALSRLFSIERVNVFDVDPVAHRSFARRVAFLGLDVRAVPLEVVEAEADILCTVTSVGVGEGPVLEDGRLRPWVHVNAVGSDLPGKVELPRSLLERSLVCPDFLPQALVEGECQQLRPEQIGPGIIDVVQHPGRYEEWRGRSTVFDSTGFSLEDEAVTRVLTELARRHGLGLDVELECLAGDAMDPYDLLLPEHPPQAGQVAPGSLRPTIRVA